The following are from one region of the Streptomyces tuirus genome:
- a CDS encoding dynamin family protein produces the protein MVTLDVRPQLLDALSALRDRVAAARFPLPLAGAPRARANRDELLAQLDDYLVPRLREPEAPLLVVVGGSTGAGKSTLVNSLVGRRVSEAGVLRPTTRTPVLVCHPEDHHWFSGMRVLPDLTRVWVPQQESTDDLLLPGENPARVLRVETAETIPPGLALLDAPDIDSLVADNRVLAAELICAADIWVMVTTAARYADAVPWHMLRTAKEYDVTLVTVLDRVPHQVVNEVSRQYGALLTKAGLGEVPRFTVPELPESAWGGGLLPASAVAQLRTWLIHQAQDPAARQHVLARTAYGVLDSLKSRMPELAGAAAAQYAAALRLTSAVEGAYDSEHARVRGRLQSGAVLAGDALKRWRAFPLDCTAAELLDALVESLSALLLCAVTAADERVDDAWRREPASAAPELAARETGADSAEHRIGLAVRRWRRELEEHAEEEVRELDRNLAPDPEVVAALVATSLLGGRRGRMAGEGLAERIGAHGALRLRDRAGRLLTEHVDRVLHAERERRLAPLDALDVHPEPQAELIAALSVLQKER, from the coding sequence GTGGTGACCTTGGACGTACGGCCTCAGCTGCTCGACGCACTCTCCGCCCTGCGCGACCGTGTCGCCGCCGCACGCTTCCCGCTGCCCCTGGCGGGGGCCCCACGCGCGCGTGCCAACCGCGACGAACTCCTCGCGCAGCTCGACGACTACTTGGTGCCCCGCTTGCGGGAGCCCGAAGCGCCGCTTCTGGTCGTCGTGGGCGGGTCGACCGGAGCCGGCAAATCGACGCTCGTGAACTCCCTCGTGGGACGGCGGGTCAGCGAGGCGGGCGTGCTGCGGCCGACGACACGCACCCCCGTGCTGGTCTGCCATCCGGAGGACCACCACTGGTTCAGCGGGATGAGGGTGCTGCCCGATCTCACCCGGGTGTGGGTGCCCCAGCAGGAATCCACCGACGACCTGCTGCTCCCCGGCGAGAACCCCGCGCGCGTGCTGCGCGTCGAGACCGCCGAGACCATCCCGCCCGGCCTCGCCCTCCTAGACGCGCCCGACATCGACTCCCTGGTCGCCGACAACCGCGTCCTGGCCGCCGAACTCATCTGCGCGGCCGACATCTGGGTCATGGTCACCACCGCCGCCCGCTACGCCGACGCCGTTCCCTGGCACATGCTGCGCACCGCCAAGGAGTACGACGTCACCCTCGTGACGGTCCTCGACCGCGTACCCCACCAGGTCGTCAACGAGGTGTCACGGCAGTACGGCGCCCTGCTCACCAAGGCCGGGCTCGGCGAGGTACCGCGCTTCACGGTGCCCGAACTGCCCGAGTCCGCCTGGGGCGGCGGCCTCCTGCCGGCCTCCGCCGTCGCCCAGCTGCGCACCTGGCTGATCCACCAGGCCCAGGACCCCGCGGCCCGGCAGCACGTCCTCGCCCGTACGGCGTACGGCGTCCTCGACTCCCTCAAGTCCCGCATGCCCGAGCTGGCCGGTGCCGCCGCCGCGCAGTACGCCGCCGCTCTACGGCTCACCTCCGCCGTCGAAGGGGCGTACGACAGCGAGCACGCGCGCGTGCGGGGCCGGTTGCAGAGCGGGGCGGTCCTCGCCGGCGACGCGCTCAAGCGGTGGCGCGCCTTCCCCCTGGACTGCACCGCCGCCGAACTCCTCGACGCGCTTGTGGAGAGCCTCAGCGCGCTGCTGCTGTGCGCCGTCACCGCCGCCGACGAGCGCGTCGACGACGCCTGGCGGCGCGAACCGGCGTCCGCCGCCCCGGAACTCGCCGCACGCGAGACCGGCGCGGACAGCGCCGAGCACCGCATCGGACTCGCCGTACGGCGCTGGCGGCGGGAGCTCGAGGAGCACGCCGAGGAGGAGGTCCGCGAACTCGACCGCAACCTCGCACCCGACCCCGAAGTGGTCGCCGCCCTGGTCGCCACCTCCCTGCTGGGCGGCCGGCGGGGGCGGATGGCCGGAGAGGGGCTCGCCGAGCGGATCGGCGCCCATGGCGCCCTGCGGCTGCGCGACCGGGCCGGGCGGCTGCTCACCGAGCACGTGGACCGCGTCCTGCACGCCGAGCGCGAGCGCCGGCTCGCCCCGCTCGACGCGCTCGACGTCCACCCCGAACCCCAGGCCGAACTCATCGCCGCGCTGTCCGTACTGCAGAAGGAGAGGTGA
- a CDS encoding IS110 family RNA-guided transposase has translation MGDSKTCGGSTALRALRPTVWSRKVSNDEAVILAGLGEVLAMAAEVRWAVDLTGTAPALLLALLADHGQRVIYVPGRTVNRMAGAYRGEAKTDARDAYVIAETARLRQDFAPVKIPTDQVADLALLTTHRSDLIADRVRLLNRLHDVLTGISPALEAAFDYADHKGALVLLTGYQTPAALRRCGQARLTRWLAARGVRHPETVGATALAAAHAQHIQLPGQNTAAGITADLAAQVLALDKRLKQLDRQISDVFHTHPQAAVTESMPGIGPILGAEFLVAAGDLASYPDAGHLASAAGLVPVAKDSGRRTGNLRRPQRYSRRLRRVFYLSAQTSIIRDGPNRTYYLKKRAQGHKHIPAVIALARRRTDVLWALLRDDRPFTTSPPARTHTATAA, from the coding sequence GTGGGTGACTCGAAGACGTGCGGGGGCAGTACGGCCTTGCGGGCGTTGCGCCCCACTGTCTGGAGCCGGAAGGTCAGCAACGACGAGGCCGTCATCCTCGCCGGCCTAGGCGAGGTCCTCGCGATGGCCGCCGAGGTCCGCTGGGCAGTGGACCTCACCGGCACCGCCCCCGCCTTGTTGTTGGCCCTGCTCGCCGACCACGGCCAACGAGTCATCTATGTGCCGGGCCGAACGGTCAACCGCATGGCTGGCGCCTACAGGGGCGAGGCCAAGACAGATGCCCGCGACGCCTATGTCATCGCCGAAACAGCCCGTCTGCGGCAGGACTTCGCCCCCGTGAAGATCCCCACGGACCAGGTTGCTGACCTGGCTCTGCTCACGACCCACCGTTCCGACTTGATCGCCGACCGGGTCCGCCTGCTCAACCGTCTCCACGACGTGCTCACCGGCATCAGTCCCGCCCTGGAAGCGGCCTTCGACTACGCCGACCACAAGGGCGCCCTGGTCCTGCTCACCGGCTACCAGACCCCCGCAGCCCTGCGCCGCTGCGGCCAGGCCCGCCTGACGCGCTGGCTCGCCGCACGAGGCGTGCGCCACCCCGAAACGGTTGGCGCCACCGCCCTCGCCGCCGCGCATGCCCAGCACATCCAACTGCCCGGCCAAAACACGGCCGCGGGCATCACCGCAGACCTCGCCGCGCAAGTGCTGGCCCTGGACAAACGGCTCAAGCAGCTCGACCGGCAGATCAGCGACGTCTTCCACACCCACCCGCAGGCCGCCGTCACCGAGTCGATGCCCGGGATCGGTCCCATCCTCGGCGCCGAGTTCCTTGTCGCCGCGGGTGATCTGGCTTCCTACCCCGACGCCGGTCACCTCGCCTCCGCCGCCGGCCTGGTCCCCGTCGCCAAAGACTCCGGACGCCGCACCGGCAACCTCCGCCGGCCACAGCGCTACAGCCGCCGCCTGCGCAGAGTGTTCTACCTCTCCGCGCAGACCAGCATCATCCGCGACGGCCCCAACCGGACCTACTACCTCAAGAAGCGAGCCCAGGGACACAAGCACATCCCCGCCGTCATCGCCCTCGCCCGCCGCCGCACCGACGTCCTCTGGGCCCTGCTACGCGACGACCGCCCCTTCACCACCAGCCCACCAGCAAGGACACACACCGCTACAGCCGCTTGA
- a CDS encoding DUF6082 family protein — protein MDMKSQRAQLFLWCAGAMVLLLALLITPWALEQVAPTQQDWNRLSDISQTYGALSVPISAIALSGVAASLIYQVRQTNIANQEAQRSSHRQMLMYALEHPEFLVCWEPVSGMSTVEMRRLIYTNMIVSNWHSDYLLRRWNDREARARFSVHFQGAVARTHWEKTASNWRTVAEASGDTRRVRFVDIADESYAAAAATGPGVPPEAYFADPSRGS, from the coding sequence ATGGACATGAAGTCACAGCGAGCACAGTTGTTTCTGTGGTGCGCGGGGGCCATGGTGCTCTTACTGGCGTTGCTGATCACGCCATGGGCTCTTGAGCAGGTAGCGCCGACGCAGCAGGACTGGAACCGACTGAGTGACATCAGTCAGACGTACGGAGCCCTGTCGGTTCCCATTTCGGCCATTGCTCTTTCGGGCGTAGCAGCATCGCTCATCTACCAGGTTCGGCAGACGAACATCGCCAACCAGGAAGCACAGCGTTCGTCACATCGGCAAATGCTCATGTACGCCTTGGAGCACCCGGAGTTCCTCGTGTGCTGGGAGCCTGTGAGTGGCATGTCAACAGTCGAGATGCGTCGACTGATCTACACCAACATGATCGTCAGTAACTGGCACTCGGATTACCTACTACGCAGGTGGAACGATCGAGAGGCGCGTGCGCGGTTCAGCGTGCACTTTCAGGGAGCAGTGGCTCGCACGCACTGGGAGAAGACAGCCTCAAACTGGCGGACGGTCGCTGAGGCTTCGGGTGACACTCGGAGAGTTCGCTTCGTTGACATAGCAGATGAGAGCTACGCGGCAGCCGCAGCAACTGGACCTGGCGTGCCGCCCGAAGCGTACTTCGCTGATCCCTCGCGAGGATCATGA
- a CDS encoding MBL fold metallo-hydrolase, with amino-acid sequence MTARVECVVTTGVVAEPDADATPMENNVWIIGDDEQAVVVDAAHEPDVIATALGDRRVVAIACTHAHSGHVDAAVALSDRTGAPIMLHPDDLELWRRSFPSRVPDEELVDGRVIDVAGTALTVRHTPGHTPGSVSLYDPALHRVFTGDTLFSRGPGTIGPEDSDFQAMIQSIRERLVTLPPETVVCPGHGDVTTVGEVGERVEDWLRRIT; translated from the coding sequence GTGACCGCGCGGGTCGAGTGCGTGGTGACGACCGGTGTCGTGGCCGAGCCGGACGCCGACGCCACGCCGATGGAGAACAACGTGTGGATCATCGGTGACGACGAGCAGGCGGTGGTGGTCGACGCCGCACACGAGCCGGACGTCATCGCCACGGCGCTCGGCGACCGCCGCGTGGTGGCGATCGCGTGCACCCACGCACACAGCGGACACGTCGACGCGGCCGTGGCTCTGTCGGACCGCACCGGCGCTCCGATCATGCTGCACCCGGACGACCTGGAGCTGTGGCGCCGCAGCTTTCCCAGCCGTGTCCCCGACGAGGAACTCGTCGACGGCCGGGTGATCGACGTCGCCGGAACCGCCCTGACGGTACGTCATACCCCGGGACATACGCCGGGATCCGTAAGCCTGTACGATCCGGCGCTGCACCGCGTCTTCACCGGGGACACGCTGTTCTCGCGCGGCCCTGGAACCATCGGACCGGAGGATTCCGACTTCCAGGCGATGATCCAGTCGATCCGCGAGCGCCTCGTCACCCTGCCCCCCGAGACGGTGGTGTGCCCGGGTCACGGCGACGTCACCACGGTCGGCGAGGTGGGCGAACGCGTGGAGGACTGGCTCCGCCGCATCACATGA
- a CDS encoding DUF2267 domain-containing protein, whose translation MEYDTFLAKTAERAGVSPDAAETLTRATFEVLADRISGGEAQDLAEPLPEPLKSWLRTDEEIAKGYGAHSFVRRVADRAEVPRELAEAGIRAVLATLREAVGDQEFRDATAQLPGEYDILLSTPAGPAGAG comes from the coding sequence ATGGAGTACGACACATTCCTGGCGAAGACAGCCGAGCGGGCGGGCGTCTCCCCCGACGCTGCGGAGACCCTCACACGCGCCACCTTTGAGGTTCTCGCCGACCGGATCAGCGGAGGAGAGGCCCAGGACCTCGCGGAGCCGCTGCCGGAGCCGCTGAAGAGCTGGCTGCGCACGGACGAGGAGATCGCGAAGGGCTACGGGGCCCACTCGTTCGTCCGGCGTGTGGCGGACCGCGCGGAAGTGCCCCGCGAGCTCGCGGAGGCCGGGATCCGCGCAGTCCTGGCCACCCTGAGGGAAGCGGTCGGCGACCAGGAGTTCCGCGACGCGACCGCCCAACTGCCCGGGGAGTACGACATCCTGCTGTCCACACCCGCGGGCCCGGCCGGCGCCGGGTAA
- a CDS encoding DUF5959 family protein, which produces MEEREQFTLLRISGKHGGSVVVQLDDSYAPGIPDVRGQLLVHNDFVSGVHDTYVEPRDLAGWAHVLDEVAAGRNAVWREAARVAEIGIRLDWRENDHDRITVTIADQQTTRLAISLEMDRGWIEEQRALLERLRAVWAHLLPAD; this is translated from the coding sequence GTGGAGGAGCGCGAGCAGTTCACACTGCTGCGGATCAGCGGCAAGCACGGCGGCAGTGTCGTGGTCCAGTTGGACGACTCGTACGCCCCGGGCATCCCGGATGTGCGGGGACAGCTTCTGGTCCACAACGACTTCGTGTCCGGCGTTCACGACACCTACGTGGAGCCAAGGGACCTGGCCGGCTGGGCGCACGTATTGGACGAGGTTGCCGCGGGGCGCAACGCCGTGTGGCGCGAGGCTGCGCGAGTCGCCGAAATAGGCATCCGTCTGGACTGGCGAGAGAACGACCACGATCGAATCACGGTCACCATCGCCGACCAGCAAACCACCCGGCTGGCCATCTCCCTTGAGATGGATCGCGGCTGGATCGAGGAGCAGCGTGCCTTGCTCGAAAGACTCCGTGCCGTCTGGGCGCACCTGCTCCCGGCAGACTGA
- a CDS encoding bestrophin-like domain gives MNWLTSLPAVVLVVGGLLLALLVAAAARIGVRMLVPLGERDRVPQIATPLMPTLGAAFAIFAALSLASEAGYLRAAEGLVSDEAAAASRLAWAATSPRVQSEPIHAALLDYLQTTRAREWVGQAAESGDDSATAGAIARMERSVRAEAARPEVGSAAGTELLSSLDGVTSSRRARVAAASRDVPSLYVVTLVVSGLALIVNSGALVFRSSLRTSLLIVGVASVVGLSLALLFALSAPWGGPFIVSGHPLNAVIGDLKTGFFAGQ, from the coding sequence ATGAACTGGTTGACCTCGCTGCCGGCGGTGGTGCTGGTTGTGGGCGGGCTTCTCCTTGCCCTGCTGGTCGCGGCCGCGGCGCGCATCGGCGTCCGGATGCTCGTACCCCTGGGGGAACGGGATCGTGTGCCGCAGATCGCCACCCCTCTGATGCCCACACTCGGTGCTGCCTTCGCGATCTTCGCGGCACTCTCACTGGCCAGCGAGGCCGGCTACCTGCGTGCAGCCGAGGGGTTGGTGAGCGACGAGGCGGCCGCGGCCTCCCGCCTGGCCTGGGCGGCGACAAGTCCGCGCGTCCAGTCGGAGCCGATCCATGCGGCACTTCTGGACTACCTGCAGACCACGCGTGCCAGGGAGTGGGTGGGCCAAGCGGCGGAGTCCGGTGACGACTCGGCCACCGCCGGCGCGATCGCACGGATGGAGCGCAGTGTGCGCGCCGAGGCGGCCCGGCCCGAGGTGGGCAGTGCGGCAGGGACGGAGCTGCTGTCTTCCCTGGACGGCGTCACCAGCAGTCGTCGCGCCCGCGTCGCCGCCGCCTCGCGTGACGTTCCGTCGCTGTACGTCGTCACGCTGGTGGTCAGCGGACTGGCCCTGATCGTGAACTCCGGCGCCCTGGTCTTCCGCAGCAGCCTGCGAACGTCGCTGCTCATCGTCGGCGTCGCGAGTGTGGTCGGGCTGAGCCTGGCGCTGCTCTTCGCACTCAGCGCGCCATGGGGCGGACCGTTCATCGTGAGCGGGCATCCGCTCAACGCCGTCATCGGGGATCTGAAGACCGGCTTCTTCGCGGGGCAATAG
- a CDS encoding D-2-hydroxyacid dehydrogenase family protein: protein MRLRCAVLDDFQQVATEAADWAVVADDVEVVFFGRHIEDEDDLAAALAGFDVVVTLRERVPFPGSLIARLPRLKLIVASGMRNSVIDYGAAEAHGVTVCGTASSSTPPVELTWALLLGLARGIVEESDAMRSGGPWQSTVGADLHGRRLGLLGLGKIGSRVARVGLAFGMRVSAWSQNLTRERADEVGVELAGSKEELLADSDFVSVHLALGDRTRGLLGRAELALLKPTAYLINTSRAAIVVQDALLDALHAGRIAGAGVDVFDVEPLPADHPMRTAPRLLATPHLGYVSRANYATYYGQAVEDIRAFLDGTPVRRLPDAP, encoded by the coding sequence GTGCGGCTGCGATGCGCTGTACTGGACGACTTCCAGCAGGTGGCGACCGAGGCCGCCGACTGGGCGGTGGTCGCGGACGACGTGGAGGTCGTGTTCTTCGGCCGGCACATCGAGGACGAGGACGACCTGGCCGCGGCCCTGGCCGGTTTCGACGTCGTGGTGACCCTGCGCGAACGCGTGCCGTTCCCCGGGTCGTTGATCGCCCGGCTGCCCCGGCTGAAACTGATCGTCGCCTCCGGCATGCGCAACTCCGTGATCGACTACGGGGCGGCCGAGGCGCACGGCGTCACCGTGTGCGGCACGGCCAGTTCCTCCACCCCGCCGGTCGAACTGACCTGGGCCCTGCTGCTCGGCCTCGCGCGCGGCATCGTCGAGGAGAGCGACGCGATGCGCTCGGGCGGCCCCTGGCAGAGCACCGTCGGCGCCGATCTGCACGGCCGGCGTCTCGGACTGCTCGGCCTGGGGAAGATCGGCAGCCGTGTCGCGCGGGTCGGGCTCGCCTTCGGCATGCGCGTGAGCGCCTGGAGTCAGAACCTCACCCGGGAGCGCGCCGACGAGGTGGGCGTGGAACTCGCCGGTTCCAAGGAGGAGCTGCTCGCGGACAGTGATTTCGTGTCCGTGCACCTCGCCCTCGGCGACCGTACCCGCGGCCTGCTCGGCCGGGCCGAACTCGCCCTCCTCAAGCCCACCGCCTACCTGATCAACACCTCACGGGCGGCGATCGTCGTCCAGGACGCCCTCCTGGACGCCCTGCACGCGGGCCGTATCGCCGGCGCCGGCGTGGACGTCTTCGACGTCGAGCCCCTCCCCGCGGACCACCCGATGCGAACGGCACCCCGCCTCCTCGCCACCCCGCACCTCGGGTACGTCTCCCGCGCCAACTACGCGACGTACTACGGGCAGGCCGTCGAGGACATCCGCGCGTTCCTCGACGGCACGCCTGTGCGACGGCTCCCTGACGCACCCTGA
- a CDS encoding chaplin: MSRIAKAAGVALGTGAVVLSGAGLAMADAGAQGKAVGSPGVLSGNVVQLPVHVPVNVCGNTVNVIGLLNPAFGNECENKSEPKGHPGGYGYGY, encoded by the coding sequence ATGTCTCGCATCGCGAAGGCAGCCGGTGTCGCGCTCGGCACGGGTGCCGTGGTCCTCAGCGGGGCCGGCCTGGCCATGGCCGACGCGGGCGCCCAGGGCAAGGCCGTCGGGTCGCCGGGCGTCCTCTCGGGCAACGTCGTCCAGCTCCCGGTCCACGTCCCGGTCAACGTGTGCGGCAACACCGTCAACGTCATCGGCCTGCTCAACCCGGCGTTCGGCAACGAATGCGAGAACAAGAGCGAGCCCAAGGGCCACCCGGGTGGCTACGGGTACGGCTACTGA